In Chrysemys picta bellii isolate R12L10 chromosome 4, ASM1138683v2, whole genome shotgun sequence, the sequence TCAGCAATAGTTCAGAGGAACCAGTTGCTGCACCCTCATCAGCAATGATGAGAGCTGAATAAGTATGTTAGGGTTCAGcgacactgcaaagaaaaactcaCGGCACAGAACCTCTGAGCCTGAGTTAACTGATTTGAGCTTGCGGGGCTAAaaaggctggagcccaggttctgagaccTTCCCCTCTTGCCATGTTACAAAGcacagactccagcctgagcccaaacttcCACACCGCTCTTTTTAGTCCCGCagtccaagccctgtgagcctgagtccaTTGACtccaggtcttttattgcaggtTAGATACTCTGAGTTACCCATTGCTTGCTAGCTAACTTTCCTAGTGTTGTAGCTGGGGTTTCGAGGAAAGCCTGGATGATGATTATGATAATATTAATgtctagctcttacatagcacttttcatctatagatTTCAAAGTTCATTTTTTTCTATACCTCCGTGCCTTTACATCCACAACATATGCCTAATGACACTTAGAACGTGTATACTAGTTCCcacaaagatctcaaagtgctttacaaatgagtcatgtggagaaagtgaataaggaaaagttatttactggttcccataatataagaactaggagccaccaaatgaaattaatggacagcaggtttaaaataaataaaaggaaattcttcttcacacagagcacagtcaacctatggaactccttgcctgaggaggttgtgaaggctaggactataacagggtttaaaagagaactggataaattcatggaggttaagtccattaatggctattagccaggatgggtaaggaatggtgtccctagcctctgtttgtcagagggtggagatggatggcaggagagagatcacttgatcattacctgttaggttcactccctctggggcacctggcattggccactgtcaatagacaggatactgggctggatggacctttggtctgacccagtatggccattcttatgttcttaaaaccaTGTGAGCACAATTTCCCCCATCTTACagatgaggcacagggaggtgaagtgtctTGCCCACGGTCATGAagaaagccagtggcagagctgggaacagaaatcAGGTCCACTAACTCCCAGTTCTATGTTCTGTCCAGTTGCTAATAGACACGTGCCAACATCATTTTTTCCCCGCAGAGATTcatagagtctaaggccagaagggacaattgtgatcatctagactgatctcctgtatatcacaggctagagaacttcccaaaataattcctggggCATATCCTTTGGTATTAATAACACCCCTTATGAGTGGCATACATTACCCTTCTTTGGGAACTTGCAACAGACAATAAAAGGACTAAATAAAACTCTCCTCTTCTCGGATGACTATAAAAACATTGACCGTAGCTAAGCAGATGGTGTGCTACAGCCACTGCCTATCATCTCGTTGCTTCCTTGTACTCCTCCATCCATCAGTCTGCACCCACCTGTTGTCTATTGTCttgtacttaaattgtaagcttttgggggcaggaactggtttttttttgttctgtttttgtacagcatctagcacaatagaTTCTGGTTTATGGTAAGGTTCCTGGATGCTACCTAAATAACTGTCATAATAATAAATAGTCCATGAAGTCTTGATCCCTcttggaggatagatccatcaatggctattagccaggatgggcagggatggtgtccctagcctctgtttgccagaggctgggaatgaacgacagggaatggatcacttgatgattacccattctgttcattccctcaggggtacctggcattggccactgtcggaagagaggatactgggctagagggacctttgttctgaccctgtatggccgttcttatgttctttagaAGTGATCCTTCTGAAACAAAGTGGAGTCAAGCTGAGGAAATTGGTTGGGATAAACTTACATTGTCATTGTCCATACTGTAACACCTTCCCAGAACCAGAGCATATTGCAGCCAAAGCTAATGTTACTACCGTAACTTTtataaatcaatcaataaatcAGTCAATCTACCCAGCTCCTTAAGTGGGCTCTCACCACTTCAATATCTGAGCAATGAATACATGACTataaaatacaatagaaacaaaTCAGTAGTCTTGGGCTTGTTTTAGTTCCTTCACACCAATCATTTGATCATGTCTGAGGCTGTGTTGGAGCTAAGGAAGCAACTCTGATGGTGTTGTATAGCTCCTAAGATTTTttgcctccttttcccccttgAGTTTAGATGCTTTTGATGATGCCCAGAGGAAATGAGAGCACCGTGTCTCTATTTCTGCTGCTGGGATTCTCCAGTCTGGAAGAGCGGCAGGTTCTGCTTTTCCTGGTGTTCTCCCCGGTGTACGTGATAATCCTGACCTCCAACATCACCATCATGGCAGCCATCAGTGTTGATCGGAGCCTCcatacccccatgtacttcttacTCTTCGCTTTGTCCTTCTCGGAAACCTGCACCACTATGGCTGTCGTCCCCAAGCTGCTGGTGAGTTTGCTGTCGGGAAACCAAACAATTTCTTTCCTGGGATGCGCTGCTCAAATGTTCTGCTTCTTTGGCTTCGGGGGCACAAATTGTTTCCTGCTGTCCGCCATGGCTTACGATCGCTATGTGGCCATATGTAAGCCGCTGCAATACCCAGTTGTGATAAACAGGAGGGTTTGCGTTGAGCTGGTCGCCGTTTCATGTGCAACTGGCTTTCTTATAGCACTAGGCATCAGTTCCCTTATATTCAGTTTGCCCTTCTGTGGGCCCAATGCCATCagacatttcttctgtgacatctcGCCCGTTCTGAGGCTGGCGTGCAGTGACCATCATATCATTGGGATTGCCATTGTTTTTCTGTGTGCCTTTGTTTTGCTAGGCACCTTCACAGGAATCATCCTCTCTTACATCTATATCCTCGCCGCCATCCTGAAGATCCACTCTGCCACAGGCAGGCGCAAGAccttctccacctgcgcctcccaTCTCATCGTTGTGATCACACACTTCAGCTGTGCTTTTTTTGTGTATTTAATACCCAAATCAACTGCTTCCCTAGATGAGGACACTTTGATTGCCTTGTCTTATACCTTGTTTAGTCCTATGTTGAACCCTGTGGTTTATAGTCTGAGAAACAGGGAAGTTAAATCAGCCCTAAGGAAATTAACTACCCACACATTTCTTTCTCCAAAAATGTGAAAAGTTGCAAATTTCGGTACTTCTAATATATCAATGACTTCTGCATGATGTCACTGTTGCCCATGGTATGGTCTTCAAG encodes:
- the LOC135983482 gene encoding olfactory receptor 10T2-like — translated: MLLMMPRGNESTVSLFLLLGFSSLEERQVLLFLVFSPVYVIILTSNITIMAAISVDRSLHTPMYFLLFALSFSETCTTMAVVPKLLVSLLSGNQTISFLGCAAQMFCFFGFGGTNCFLLSAMAYDRYVAICKPLQYPVVINRRVCVELVAVSCATGFLIALGISSLIFSLPFCGPNAIRHFFCDISPVLRLACSDHHIIGIAIVFLCAFVLLGTFTGIILSYIYILAAILKIHSATGRRKTFSTCASHLIVVITHFSCAFFVYLIPKSTASLDEDTLIALSYTLFSPMLNPVVYSLRNREVKSALRKLTTHTFLSPKM